In Blastopirellula sp. J2-11, a single genomic region encodes these proteins:
- a CDS encoding GntR family transcriptional regulator has product MASANEVQHGARRQKLVGDILLVLFEGKFAPGQRLRLEHLAEQFEVSVTPVREALVELAGIGVVELQPNRGAVLRAFGPRQVEEICQVRRILECEAVRSVCGRIAPFELELLESQLAELDTAKRNKRWSQKTREQDSQLHELIAERCGSERLAYEIGRYKILFRTLRDARHMRRSARDNYAEMNENAEHLAIVRAMSAGDPEKASAAMAYHIETSVKALIADLFDPQEIAADRRETFLTRQAVSS; this is encoded by the coding sequence GTGGCAAGTGCAAACGAAGTCCAACATGGGGCCCGCCGACAAAAACTTGTGGGCGATATCCTGCTTGTCCTCTTTGAAGGGAAGTTCGCCCCTGGGCAACGTCTGCGACTAGAGCACTTGGCCGAACAGTTTGAAGTCAGCGTCACGCCGGTTCGCGAAGCGCTGGTCGAACTCGCAGGGATCGGCGTTGTCGAACTCCAGCCCAATCGCGGCGCCGTACTGCGTGCCTTTGGTCCGCGACAGGTCGAAGAAATTTGCCAGGTTCGCCGCATCTTAGAATGCGAAGCGGTTCGCTCGGTTTGCGGCCGCATTGCGCCGTTTGAGCTGGAATTGCTCGAGTCGCAATTAGCCGAACTCGATACCGCCAAACGAAACAAACGCTGGTCGCAAAAAACGCGTGAACAAGATTCGCAACTGCATGAGCTGATCGCCGAACGCTGCGGCAGCGAGCGTCTGGCTTACGAAATTGGTCGTTACAAAATCTTGTTCCGCACGCTGCGTGACGCACGTCATATGCGTCGTTCGGCTCGCGACAACTATGCCGAAATGAACGAAAACGCTGAACATTTGGCGATCGTTCGCGCCATGTCGGCCGGCGATCCCGAAAAAGCTTCCGCCGCCATGGCCTATCACATCGAAACCTCGGTCAAGGCCCTGATCGCAGACTTGTTTGATCCCCAAGAAATCGCAGCCGATCGTCGCGAAACCTTTCTCACCCGCCAAGCTGTTTCCTCCTAA
- a CDS encoding SIS domain-containing protein, translated as MDGAALRLTAETPQEEVLRFGRTIIQQEADALSAIAERLDARFCHALDLVMQCPGDIIVTGMGKAGLIGQKIAATFASTGTPSHFLHPAEAIHGDLGRVDEKDVVLAFSQSGETDEIVRLIPCLKSLGAQIVAVTANENNTLARAAKIVLPLGPIVEAGANRLAPSTSTAAMLALGDALALTCSWRRGFRPEDFARYHPGGSLGRKLARVEAVMRPLTECRISRCDQLVRDVFVSACRPGRRTGAIMLVDAQGKLAGIFTDSDLARIFETGRTELLDHPISSVMTQSPKTVTSGVRVQEALTAIAKSKISELPVINDSGEPIGMLDITDLVDLAATSPGGESALDEPESPWTVPFPNQNGSDA; from the coding sequence ATGGATGGCGCCGCCCTACGACTGACGGCAGAAACTCCGCAGGAGGAAGTTCTGCGGTTTGGCCGCACGATTATTCAGCAAGAAGCAGACGCTCTCTCGGCAATCGCCGAGCGACTTGACGCCCGATTCTGTCACGCGCTCGATCTGGTCATGCAATGCCCCGGCGATATTATCGTCACTGGGATGGGTAAAGCAGGGCTAATTGGTCAAAAAATAGCGGCTACGTTTGCATCGACCGGAACTCCCAGTCATTTCCTCCATCCTGCCGAAGCGATTCACGGCGACCTGGGACGAGTCGATGAGAAAGATGTCGTCCTCGCATTTTCGCAAAGTGGCGAAACCGACGAGATCGTTCGCCTGATCCCTTGTTTGAAGTCGCTGGGCGCCCAAATCGTGGCAGTCACTGCCAACGAAAACAACACGCTAGCTCGCGCAGCAAAGATCGTATTGCCGCTAGGGCCGATCGTCGAAGCCGGCGCCAATCGCCTGGCGCCCAGCACGAGCACCGCGGCGATGCTGGCCCTCGGCGACGCGCTGGCGCTCACTTGCAGCTGGCGACGCGGGTTCCGTCCTGAAGACTTTGCCCGCTATCATCCCGGCGGAAGTTTGGGACGCAAGCTGGCGCGGGTCGAAGCGGTGATGCGTCCGCTAACCGAATGTCGCATCTCACGTTGCGATCAACTCGTGCGTGATGTCTTTGTAAGCGCCTGTCGACCTGGTCGTCGCACCGGCGCTATCATGCTGGTCGACGCTCAGGGAAAGCTGGCGGGAATTTTCACCGACAGTGATCTGGCTCGTATATTTGAAACCGGCCGCACCGAACTGCTCGATCACCCGATTTCGAGCGTGATGACCCAATCTCCCAAAACGGTAACCAGCGGCGTCCGCGTGCAAGAGGCGCTTACCGCGATCGCGAAGTCGAAGATCAGCGAACTTCCGGTGATCAACGATAGCGGTGAGCCGATCGGCATGTTAGACATCACCGATCTGGTCGACTTGGCGGCGACTTCGCCAGGCGGCGAATCGGCGCTGGATGAGCCGGAATCGCCGTGGACCGTCCCCTTTCCGAACCAGAACGGAAGCGATGCGTAG
- a CDS encoding serine/threonine-protein kinase: protein MVTLSRLGPFALENRLDRRHDTEIFRAVHLKQHRQAAIQILPARYAADPVGRKQLQARSELLRKLNHPNIVRCYGAGIDESTAFLAMELVEGESFAQFMDDRMTMLWGVVLDIAQQICAGMEFAHSRGVCHLRLNPCCVLLAGEGLKHPDLPLEVKLTNFWAGVAWSKEPMAEPTLENQQYLAPEQFDPQADLDTRSDIFSLGCILYRALSGRVPFPLQEDDAPGSVARFAIEAPRVASLALDCPIWLDRVIMQMIEIDPAKRIASMEAVASALRETRSAVAAGTSSLEHAVVGNAGRNSNIETGVAKEDAKRLLKKKKSQGPLGPFYERAWFLLACLLLIFAIIGFSFLPMSEQQMFDRGAALMKTENETDWKRAEETYLLPLVEKYPDTELAAEAQVYLDQIWIRNAEARLRNKERGHGRDYSNAGEAMLAAARNREAIGSQLGAWERYDAMIAQLHPGSREERPYFLIAQQELEKLRHRKVEADVEVLSVDEYLDLAEKAISKGEREQARLIYRRIISLYDQHPKLYDEVQTAKQGLQMLGSS from the coding sequence ATGGTAACACTCTCAAGACTAGGCCCTTTTGCGCTGGAGAACCGACTCGACCGTCGACATGACACCGAGATTTTTCGGGCCGTTCATCTCAAGCAGCATCGCCAAGCAGCGATTCAAATCTTACCGGCTCGCTATGCGGCGGATCCGGTGGGTCGCAAGCAATTGCAGGCGCGCAGCGAACTTCTTCGCAAGCTGAATCACCCGAATATTGTCCGCTGCTACGGCGCCGGCATCGACGAATCGACCGCGTTTCTGGCGATGGAATTGGTCGAGGGAGAATCGTTCGCTCAGTTTATGGATGACCGGATGACGATGCTCTGGGGCGTCGTTCTCGATATCGCCCAACAGATCTGCGCTGGGATGGAATTCGCCCACTCGCGCGGCGTCTGTCATCTGCGTCTGAATCCTTGTTGCGTGTTGTTAGCCGGCGAAGGTTTAAAGCACCCCGATCTGCCGCTCGAAGTGAAGCTGACCAATTTTTGGGCCGGCGTCGCTTGGAGCAAAGAACCGATGGCCGAACCGACGCTGGAGAACCAGCAATATCTCGCGCCAGAACAGTTTGATCCGCAAGCGGACCTGGATACGCGCAGCGATATTTTCTCGCTGGGTTGTATTCTGTATCGCGCACTTTCGGGACGTGTTCCGTTTCCGCTTCAGGAAGATGACGCCCCGGGATCGGTTGCTCGATTTGCGATTGAAGCGCCGCGTGTTGCAAGTTTGGCCCTCGATTGTCCGATTTGGCTTGATCGCGTCATCATGCAGATGATTGAGATCGACCCGGCGAAACGGATCGCATCGATGGAAGCGGTCGCATCGGCGCTGCGAGAAACTCGCTCGGCGGTAGCCGCCGGGACCAGTTCGCTGGAACATGCCGTGGTTGGCAACGCCGGCCGCAATAGCAACATCGAAACCGGCGTCGCCAAAGAAGACGCCAAGCGATTACTCAAGAAAAAGAAATCGCAAGGTCCCTTGGGGCCGTTCTACGAGCGTGCTTGGTTTCTGCTTGCGTGCCTATTGTTGATCTTCGCGATCATCGGCTTCTCGTTTCTGCCGATGTCAGAGCAGCAGATGTTCGATCGCGGCGCTGCACTGATGAAGACAGAGAATGAGACCGACTGGAAGCGAGCCGAAGAAACCTACCTGTTACCGCTTGTCGAGAAATACCCAGACACCGAACTTGCCGCCGAAGCCCAAGTTTATCTTGATCAAATCTGGATTCGAAATGCAGAAGCTCGCTTGCGCAATAAAGAGCGGGGGCATGGTCGCGACTATAGCAACGCCGGCGAAGCGATGTTGGCGGCGGCACGCAATCGGGAGGCGATCGGCAGTCAGTTAGGAGCTTGGGAACGTTACGATGCGATGATCGCTCAACTACACCCTGGCTCGCGAGAAGAACGCCCCTACTTTCTGATCGCTCAGCAAGAGTTGGAAAAGCTGCGTCATCGCAAGGTGGAAGCGGATGTCGAAGTCTTGTCGGTGGACGAGTACCTCGATCTTGCCGAGAAGGCGATCAGCAAAGGGGAGCGCGAGCAGGCCCGGTTGATTTATCGCCGGATCATCTCCCTCTACGATCAGCATCCAAAGCTCTACGACGAAGTTCAAACGGCCAAGCAAGGGCTGCAGATGCTGGGCTCTTCGTAG
- a CDS encoding KdsC family phosphatase, with translation MKLEERCKSIELIVSDVDGVLTDGGVLLDNEGIEAKQYHIRDGLGVKVWRKAGFRFGIITGRNSQTVRLRSSELGIDVVRQGIDDKLSVANDLLEQFGLTSQQFAYIGDDLPDLPVVRMAGLGVAVQDAAAELREAAHYVTQLPGGRGAVRELVELILKAQGRWADIVRSF, from the coding sequence ATGAAACTGGAAGAACGTTGCAAATCGATTGAACTGATCGTTTCCGACGTCGACGGCGTCCTTACTGACGGCGGCGTCTTGTTGGACAACGAAGGAATCGAAGCGAAGCAGTACCATATTCGTGATGGACTCGGCGTCAAAGTATGGCGGAAAGCAGGCTTTCGCTTTGGGATCATTACCGGGCGAAACTCACAAACCGTTCGCCTGCGTTCGTCAGAGCTGGGTATCGACGTCGTGCGACAAGGAATCGACGACAAGCTGTCGGTAGCGAACGATCTGCTTGAGCAGTTTGGCCTGACAAGTCAGCAGTTCGCCTATATCGGCGACGACTTGCCTGACTTGCCGGTGGTTCGCATGGCCGGGCTCGGCGTCGCCGTCCAAGACGCGGCCGCCGAACTACGTGAAGCGGCCCACTATGTAACTCAATTACCAGGCGGACGCGGCGCCGTACGCGAACTGGTCGAACTGATTCTGAAAGCGCAAGGACGCTGGGCCGATATCGTCCGCAGTTTTTAA
- a CDS encoding DUF1588 domain-containing protein, with the protein MHLYTSLIPFGVVRAAAFAGLIVIISVARVMAEESPRIDFSAAQKLLETSCADCHGGSEGEGGFSLSKIADLSALGTHYEEWMKLRQRLADHSMPPNDAEPMDSAARLQLVDWIKQATRDAIRQQGELAGPPLFRRMAAHEYSNTIRDLLGIHFDAGNGLPQDPAGGEGFNNASETLIISPIHAEKYVEAATAALDYAAHDSQSRNRILRQRPSDKLSEQEAARRNLHEFANRAFRRPATDEEVAAIVLTYDEARESGLDFESACFYALRGVLISPNFLFLIEDAPSEPHKSVPLTNHELASRLSYFLWATTPDQKLREAASAGKLQDPEELRRQTMRMIQEKGTHLNDSLTHFVGQWLGTADLGRSKQIDHELHPSLQDQHIAALRDQPVAAFESMLKENESLLSLIDADWTILNNELCEIYKIDRGKLKGEFNSRLQRYALPDEYQYRGGILGAGGVMAVASYPRRSSPVLRGVWVLDKLLGVELPPPPANVPPLEESKEVAQALTLRARLEQHRANPSCATCHDRIDPIGFALENFNEIGRWRDKDDGGKIDPLAILPNGEQIDGQAGLKKYLLENKEQFVRHLTQKMLGYALARGLQASDVATVESIVERLQANEYRSQELVLAIVTSEPFRHKRVTP; encoded by the coding sequence ATGCACCTTTATACTTCCCTTATCCCATTTGGCGTTGTTCGCGCCGCGGCGTTTGCCGGGCTGATCGTGATAATCAGCGTCGCTCGGGTGATGGCGGAAGAATCGCCCCGCATTGATTTTTCCGCCGCCCAAAAGTTGCTGGAGACTTCGTGTGCAGACTGCCATGGTGGTTCGGAAGGGGAGGGGGGCTTTTCCCTGAGCAAGATTGCCGATTTGAGCGCGCTCGGGACCCACTATGAAGAGTGGATGAAACTGCGGCAGCGATTGGCTGATCACTCGATGCCGCCCAATGATGCGGAGCCGATGGATAGCGCGGCCCGGCTGCAACTGGTGGATTGGATTAAGCAAGCGACGCGAGACGCGATTCGCCAGCAAGGAGAACTCGCGGGCCCGCCGCTTTTTCGCCGGATGGCCGCGCATGAATATTCCAATACCATTCGTGACTTACTGGGGATTCATTTCGACGCCGGCAATGGTCTGCCGCAAGATCCGGCCGGAGGCGAAGGTTTTAATAACGCCAGCGAGACGCTGATTATCTCGCCGATCCATGCCGAGAAATATGTCGAAGCGGCGACAGCCGCGCTCGACTACGCCGCCCACGATTCTCAATCGCGAAATCGAATATTGCGCCAACGGCCCAGTGACAAACTATCAGAGCAGGAAGCGGCTCGGCGAAACCTCCATGAATTTGCGAATCGCGCCTTTCGGCGGCCGGCGACCGACGAGGAAGTCGCTGCGATCGTCCTAACGTACGACGAGGCCCGCGAGTCGGGACTCGATTTTGAATCGGCCTGTTTTTACGCGCTGCGCGGCGTGTTAATTTCACCCAATTTCCTGTTCCTCATCGAGGACGCGCCGAGCGAACCCCATAAGTCGGTTCCGCTTACCAATCATGAGTTGGCGTCGCGGCTCAGTTACTTTCTCTGGGCGACGACCCCCGATCAAAAACTGCGCGAAGCGGCTTCCGCCGGCAAGTTGCAAGATCCAGAAGAACTCCGGCGCCAGACGATGCGGATGATCCAGGAAAAAGGGACTCATCTCAATGATTCGCTCACCCATTTTGTGGGGCAATGGCTAGGGACCGCCGACCTGGGACGCTCAAAGCAAATCGATCATGAGTTGCACCCCTCGCTGCAAGACCAGCATATCGCGGCGTTGCGTGATCAGCCGGTTGCGGCCTTTGAGTCAATGCTGAAAGAGAATGAGAGTCTATTGAGCCTGATCGACGCCGATTGGACCATTCTCAATAACGAGCTTTGTGAGATCTATAAGATCGACCGCGGCAAGTTGAAAGGAGAGTTCAACTCGCGACTGCAGCGTTATGCGCTACCTGATGAATATCAGTATCGCGGCGGTATCCTAGGAGCAGGCGGCGTCATGGCGGTCGCCTCATATCCCCGCCGCAGCAGTCCGGTGCTTCGCGGCGTCTGGGTGTTAGACAAGCTGCTGGGAGTCGAGCTTCCTCCACCGCCAGCCAATGTGCCGCCGCTCGAAGAATCGAAAGAAGTGGCCCAGGCGCTCACGTTGCGAGCGCGCCTAGAACAGCATCGGGCCAATCCGTCCTGCGCGACTTGCCATGATCGGATCGATCCGATCGGATTCGCGTTGGAGAACTTCAACGAGATCGGTCGTTGGCGCGACAAAGACGACGGGGGCAAGATTGATCCGCTGGCGATCTTGCCAAATGGTGAACAGATCGACGGCCAAGCGGGACTCAAGAAATACTTGCTGGAAAATAAAGAGCAGTTCGTCCGTCACCTGACTCAAAAAATGCTTGGCTACGCTTTGGCTCGTGGACTGCAGGCGAGCGATGTCGCGACGGTCGAATCGATCGTTGAGCGGTTGCAGGCAAATGAATATCGATCCCAAGAACTGGTGCTCGCCATTGTGACGAGCGAACCCTTTCGTCATAAGAGAGTCACCCCATGA
- a CDS encoding DUF1553 domain-containing protein: MKSRLIFFTTLATISLSLTLLNAAEKATPVDFEQEVAPLLAQRCVSCHSPNIKKGELSLAGPEDLLANGFVVPGDPAGSYLLEVVSAAGDDRPAMPKLGDALTESEVTLLSRWIEQGAAWPDGFVIREASKADRSWWSLQPLADVHPPEVAAAPAAWRQNPIDRFVWAKLSAENLKPNAPADRRTLIRRATFDLTGLPPTAEEIDAFVADDSPTAYPQLIDRLLASPRYGERWGRHWLDVIRFGESRGFERNQIITNLWPFRDYVIRSINEDKPFDQFIREHLAGDVIAPNTPQVEVGSAFLVAGPYDDVGNQDPVQAAQIRANTIDEIIRSSSEAFLGLTVGCARCHDHKFDVISQRDYYSMYATFAGVKHGERTVATAEQRQERDRQLGDLKKQQADLTSQRDEIKNLAIARGETKKEHYAQLWSRPAISRQSTEEKFAPVQAKMVRLEVEGQERNPNSKSGYGIDEFEIWTAGENSQNIALSSAGATADGDSRRAGDFDGAYDAALTIDGKFGSRWLASGPQLTITLAEPQTVNRILFSSDRPGAAGSNGVANFVSEYRILVSVDGENWTEVANSHDRQPVNDAHRRKRLLAAELTDEDRARSQELETQLAAVNKTISQIPPLPVWWVGNHSAAPGPFHLFIGGSPQRPADEVTACSLSGLADSAPKYELPQDAAESERRLQLANWIVDPQNPLPQRVLANRIWQHHFGTGIVNTPNDFGYMGGRPSHPELLEWLAAELVKNDWRLKPLHRQIMLSQAYQQSSEHRAAASLVDGDSRLLWRFPPRRLSAEEVRDVILQISGKLNLDMGGPGFRLYQYLQDNVATYVPLDEHDASTYRRAVYHHNARAARIDLMTEFDSPDCAFSAPRRDETTTPLQALTMLNHDFTLDMAQFLAERLQAEAGDDPQKQVERAYQLCYGRSPTESETKSCVALATEHDLPALCRVLLNTSELIYLH, from the coding sequence GTGAAATCCCGCCTCATTTTCTTCACGACGCTTGCCACCATCTCCCTCAGTCTCACTCTCCTTAACGCAGCCGAAAAAGCGACTCCGGTCGACTTTGAACAGGAGGTAGCGCCGTTGCTAGCGCAGCGATGCGTCTCCTGTCATTCGCCGAATATCAAGAAGGGAGAGCTTTCGCTGGCTGGCCCCGAAGATCTGCTGGCCAATGGGTTTGTCGTTCCCGGAGATCCCGCCGGCAGCTACCTGCTGGAGGTTGTTTCCGCCGCAGGCGATGACCGCCCTGCCATGCCCAAGCTGGGCGACGCGCTGACAGAGTCTGAAGTAACGCTGCTCAGTCGCTGGATCGAACAAGGCGCCGCCTGGCCCGACGGATTTGTCATCCGGGAAGCTTCCAAAGCAGATCGTTCTTGGTGGTCGCTACAACCGCTGGCCGATGTTCATCCGCCGGAAGTCGCCGCAGCGCCCGCTGCTTGGCGTCAAAATCCGATCGATCGCTTCGTCTGGGCCAAGTTGTCGGCCGAGAATCTGAAACCAAACGCCCCCGCCGATCGCCGCACTTTGATTCGTCGTGCAACGTTTGACCTGACCGGCTTGCCTCCCACGGCGGAAGAGATCGACGCGTTTGTCGCCGACGATTCCCCCACAGCCTATCCGCAATTGATTGATCGCCTGCTCGCTTCGCCACGTTACGGAGAGCGTTGGGGCCGTCACTGGCTGGACGTGATTCGCTTTGGTGAGAGCCGCGGTTTCGAGCGGAATCAGATCATTACCAATCTCTGGCCATTCCGTGACTACGTGATTCGCTCGATCAACGAAGACAAACCGTTTGATCAGTTCATTCGTGAGCATTTGGCTGGCGATGTGATCGCGCCGAACACGCCGCAGGTCGAAGTTGGCTCGGCATTTCTCGTTGCGGGTCCCTACGATGACGTCGGCAACCAAGATCCGGTGCAAGCGGCCCAGATTCGGGCGAACACGATCGATGAAATTATTCGCTCTTCCAGCGAAGCGTTTCTGGGGCTGACGGTTGGTTGCGCTCGCTGTCACGATCACAAATTCGACGTGATCTCGCAGCGCGACTATTACTCGATGTATGCGACGTTCGCCGGCGTTAAACATGGCGAACGCACCGTTGCGACCGCAGAACAACGCCAAGAAAGGGATCGCCAACTAGGCGACCTGAAAAAACAACAAGCCGATCTCACAAGCCAGCGCGATGAGATCAAGAATCTCGCCATCGCTCGCGGCGAAACCAAAAAAGAGCATTACGCGCAGCTCTGGTCTCGCCCGGCGATCTCACGCCAATCGACCGAGGAGAAGTTTGCCCCGGTGCAGGCCAAGATGGTGCGACTAGAAGTGGAAGGACAAGAACGCAACCCAAATTCCAAGAGCGGATACGGGATTGACGAGTTTGAAATCTGGACCGCCGGTGAAAACTCACAAAACATTGCGTTATCGTCGGCAGGCGCTACGGCGGACGGCGACTCACGCCGCGCCGGTGACTTCGACGGCGCTTACGACGCCGCGTTGACCATCGATGGAAAATTTGGCTCGCGTTGGCTCGCGTCAGGCCCGCAATTGACCATCACCTTGGCCGAACCGCAAACGGTGAATCGAATCCTCTTTTCGAGCGATCGCCCAGGCGCCGCCGGCAGCAATGGAGTCGCCAACTTTGTCAGCGAGTACCGGATTCTCGTTTCGGTCGATGGTGAAAACTGGACCGAAGTCGCCAACTCGCATGATCGCCAACCGGTCAACGACGCGCATCGTCGCAAACGCTTACTAGCGGCCGAACTGACCGACGAAGATCGCGCCCGCAGTCAAGAACTTGAAACGCAACTGGCCGCAGTGAATAAAACGATCAGCCAGATTCCGCCGCTGCCGGTCTGGTGGGTCGGCAATCACAGCGCCGCTCCTGGGCCGTTCCATCTCTTCATCGGCGGCAGTCCTCAACGTCCCGCGGACGAAGTGACCGCGTGCAGTCTCTCGGGACTGGCCGACTCGGCGCCCAAGTACGAACTTCCCCAGGACGCCGCTGAATCGGAACGCCGACTGCAGTTGGCCAATTGGATCGTCGATCCGCAAAATCCCTTACCGCAGCGCGTGTTGGCCAATCGCATTTGGCAGCATCATTTTGGGACCGGCATCGTCAATACGCCCAACGATTTTGGCTACATGGGAGGGCGACCTTCGCACCCGGAACTGCTGGAATGGCTCGCCGCTGAATTGGTCAAAAATGATTGGCGTTTAAAACCGCTCCATCGCCAGATCATGCTCTCGCAAGCCTATCAGCAATCGAGCGAGCATCGCGCCGCAGCAAGCCTGGTGGATGGAGACTCGCGGCTACTATGGCGATTTCCCCCGCGGCGACTATCGGCCGAAGAAGTTCGTGACGTGATCCTGCAGATCTCCGGCAAGCTTAATCTCGACATGGGCGGTCCCGGTTTCCGGCTCTACCAATACCTGCAAGACAACGTCGCGACCTACGTGCCGCTAGACGAACATGACGCGTCGACCTATCGCCGCGCGGTTTATCATCACAACGCCAGAGCGGCTCGTATCGATCTGATGACCGAATTCGACAGTCCCGACTGCGCCTTCTCGGCGCCGCGCCGCGACGAAACGACGACGCCTCTCCAAGCGCTTACGATGTTAAACCATGACTTTACGCTTGACATGGCGCAATTTCTGGCGGAACGCCTGCAGGCCGAAGCCGGCGACGATCCACAAAAGCAGGTCGAGCGCGCCTATCAACTTTGCTACGGGCGCAGTCCCACCGAATCCGAGACCAAGTCCTGCGTCGCACTAGCGACAGAACATGACCTACCAGCGCTCTGCCGCGTGCTGCTGAATACCAGCGAACTGATCTATCTTCACTAA
- a CDS encoding DUF1501 domain-containing protein, producing the protein MMNAFSELSRRGFLGNILTGLSGVGLIDLLSKGALGDEAKPAQQAPHFAPKAKRVLQVFCPGAASHMDLWDYKPSLEKMAGKPLPGEENFLSFQGKNGNLMPSPWAFAPAGECGKPITTMLPHMAQHADDIAFIHSMHSKTNTHGPGCVFMNTGHSTEGFPSAGAWLSYALGSANENLPTYVAIPDVRGEPPNGKANWSNGFLPARHQAIVMSDQQPIRNLARPDRIAEAEDAAARALVAKLNREFAEQYSAESELQARVAAYELAARMQLSAPEVSNLASETEATHQRYGTTDANPLKAAYARNCLLTRRLLERGVRYVNLYCSSRASGVDGLLNWDAHKTLKTDYERHCPIFDQPTAALLADLKQSGLLEDTLVLWTTEFGRMPTHQAGTTGRDHNPDGFTCWMMGAGVQGGVTYGATDEFGRRAEVNPTTVWDFYATVLHLLGFDHEKLTIYHNGLDRRLTDVHGHVIQDILT; encoded by the coding sequence ATGATGAACGCATTTTCTGAACTTTCGCGACGCGGATTTTTGGGCAATATCCTGACCGGGTTGTCCGGCGTCGGCTTGATCGATCTCCTATCGAAAGGCGCATTGGGCGACGAAGCGAAACCTGCGCAGCAAGCGCCCCATTTCGCCCCCAAAGCGAAACGAGTGCTGCAGGTCTTTTGCCCCGGCGCCGCGTCGCACATGGACCTGTGGGACTACAAGCCGTCGCTCGAAAAGATGGCCGGCAAACCGCTTCCCGGCGAAGAAAACTTTCTTTCGTTTCAAGGGAAGAACGGCAACTTGATGCCTAGCCCTTGGGCGTTCGCCCCGGCTGGCGAGTGCGGCAAGCCGATCACGACGATGCTGCCGCACATGGCGCAGCACGCAGACGATATCGCGTTTATCCATTCGATGCACAGCAAGACCAACACGCATGGTCCCGGCTGCGTCTTCATGAACACCGGGCATTCCACCGAAGGTTTCCCCAGCGCCGGCGCCTGGCTCAGCTACGCGCTCGGCAGCGCGAATGAAAACTTGCCGACCTATGTCGCGATTCCCGATGTTCGCGGCGAGCCGCCGAACGGCAAAGCGAACTGGTCCAACGGATTCTTGCCGGCTCGCCATCAAGCGATCGTCATGAGCGATCAACAGCCGATTCGAAATCTAGCGAGGCCCGACCGGATCGCCGAAGCGGAAGACGCCGCCGCCCGAGCGCTGGTCGCGAAACTCAACCGCGAATTCGCCGAACAATACTCGGCCGAGTCCGAACTGCAGGCTCGCGTCGCAGCCTACGAATTGGCGGCTCGGATGCAACTTTCAGCGCCGGAAGTCTCAAATTTGGCGAGCGAAACGGAAGCGACGCATCAGCGATACGGCACGACCGACGCCAATCCGTTGAAAGCGGCGTATGCGCGCAATTGTTTACTGACGCGGCGCCTACTGGAGCGCGGAGTTCGCTACGTCAACTTGTATTGTTCGTCGCGTGCTTCCGGCGTAGACGGACTTTTGAACTGGGACGCGCACAAGACGCTCAAGACAGATTACGAGCGACATTGTCCCATCTTTGATCAGCCGACCGCGGCGCTATTAGCCGATCTCAAACAGTCAGGCCTCTTGGAAGATACGCTGGTCTTATGGACGACCGAGTTCGGCCGGATGCCGACGCATCAGGCCGGCACGACCGGGCGCGATCACAATCCTGACGGGTTCACCTGCTGGATGATGGGCGCCGGCGTCCAAGGCGGCGTTACCTATGGCGCGACCGACGAATTCGGTCGCCGCGCAGAAGTCAATCCAACCACCGTCTGGGATTTTTACGCGACGGTGCTCCACCTACTTGGCTTTGATCACGAGAAGCTGACGATCTACCACAACGGACTCGACCGCCGGCTGACAGATGTGCATGGCCACGTGATTCAAGACATTTTGACTTGA